In Montipora capricornis isolate CH-2021 chromosome 4, ASM3666992v2, whole genome shotgun sequence, a single genomic region encodes these proteins:
- the LOC138045961 gene encoding uncharacterized protein, which translates to MAVSCLHRHVITPYERLSPCKPIAMVAWSCWYATSRVNVSEGKQWIQEKAMKGPASHVMESGEYKDGLITAAETVSDRYDSNLCPDKVKLMLPTLQKGQGHLQVPHRDSPDHDWITNNRGETISIQNSEQVVIVNEQVSNENKVDPYNAAWALGSVIFLCLILGGVMLYTQIWKNRDHWWRIEDYNSNTKFSLMKMKGLRCKPRTFASKRTSGYSRLLNSIPEELDDDI; encoded by the exons ATGGCTGTCAGCTGTCTTCATAGGCATGTTATTACACCTTATGAGCGATTGAGTCCATGTAAG ccTATTGCGATGGTTGCTTGGAGCTGCTGGTACGCAACATCGCGAGTGAATGTGTCAGAAGGGAAGCAATGGATTCAAGAGAAGGCCATGAAGGGTCCAGCCAGTCATGTCATGGAAAGTGGAGAATATAAAGACGGATTAATAACTGCTGCTGAGACTGTGTCAGACAGATACGACTCCAATCTCTGTCCTGACAAAGTAAAG ttAATGCTCCCTACATTACAGAAAGGACAGGGTCATCTCCAAGTGCCACATCGCGACTCACCCGATCACGACTGGATAACAAATAACCGTGGAGAAACTATTTCCATTCAGAACTCCGAACAAGTTGTTATTGTCAATGAACAGGTatcaaatgaaaacaaagttgACCCGTACAATGCGGCTTGGGCTTTGGGAAGCGTGATTTTTCTCTGTTTAATTCTTGGCGGTGTGATGCTTTATACGCAAATTTGGAAAAACAGGGACCATTGGTGGAGAATCGAAGACTACAACAGCAACACGAAATTCAGTCTCATGAAAATGAAAGGGCTTCGATGTAAGCCAAGAACGTTTGCTAGCAAAAGAACGTCAGGCTACTCGCGTTTGCTGAATTCCATCCCAGAAGAATTGGACGATGATATTTAA